In one window of Nocardia brasiliensis DNA:
- a CDS encoding D-arabinono-1,4-lactone oxidase, producing MTNSWVNWAGDQQCTPATVTAPRSTADLAEILGRAGDAGQTVRVAGAGHSFTDTVLTDGVLLDLSKFDRVLDVDRATGRVRVEAGATLKTVSEALHGHGLAFPNLGDIDVQTVAGATATGTHGTGATLQNLSAALHSIELMLADGSVVELNAETDPEAWRAARVSVGALGVITAVTLQLVPSFVLEGVERPIPLEDVLADLDSYVDGNQHFEFYMFAHSALALTKRNNPVELAEQPRGKAVDWFADILMSNYAFDTLCKLGRLQPRLVPWIHRGAAYAGSYRRQVDRSYRVFASPRLVRFTEMEYAIPREHSVAAIREIKALSANFETPMPIEVRWVAPDDAFLSPAGGRETCYIAVHQYRGMPYEPYFRACEAIFDKYNGRPHWGKRHFQTADTLRDRYPDWDRFTEVRRRLDPKGRFTNPYLTRVLGPL from the coding sequence ATGACCAACTCGTGGGTGAACTGGGCTGGCGATCAGCAGTGCACACCGGCAACCGTGACCGCGCCGCGGAGCACCGCCGACCTCGCCGAGATCCTCGGCCGCGCCGGCGACGCCGGGCAGACGGTCCGCGTCGCCGGGGCCGGGCACTCGTTCACCGACACCGTGCTCACCGACGGCGTGCTGCTCGATCTGTCGAAGTTCGACCGCGTCCTCGACGTGGACCGCGCCACCGGGCGGGTGCGGGTCGAGGCGGGCGCCACCCTGAAGACGGTGAGCGAGGCGTTGCACGGGCACGGCCTCGCGTTTCCCAACCTGGGTGACATCGACGTCCAGACCGTCGCGGGCGCCACCGCGACCGGCACCCACGGCACCGGCGCGACGCTGCAGAACCTCTCGGCCGCACTGCATTCCATCGAACTCATGCTCGCCGACGGCAGCGTGGTCGAGCTGAACGCCGAGACCGACCCGGAAGCCTGGCGGGCGGCCAGGGTCAGCGTCGGCGCGCTCGGCGTGATCACCGCGGTGACGTTGCAGCTGGTCCCCTCGTTCGTGCTCGAGGGCGTCGAACGACCGATTCCGCTGGAAGACGTACTCGCGGACCTTGATTCGTATGTCGACGGCAACCAGCACTTCGAGTTCTACATGTTCGCGCACAGCGCGCTGGCGTTGACCAAGCGCAACAATCCGGTCGAGCTGGCCGAACAACCGCGCGGCAAGGCCGTCGACTGGTTCGCCGACATCCTGATGTCCAACTACGCCTTCGACACGCTGTGCAAGCTGGGTCGCCTGCAGCCGCGGCTGGTGCCGTGGATCCATCGCGGCGCCGCCTACGCGGGCAGCTACCGCCGTCAGGTCGACCGGTCCTATCGAGTGTTCGCCTCGCCGCGGCTGGTCCGCTTCACCGAGATGGAGTACGCGATCCCGCGCGAGCATTCGGTCGCGGCAATCCGCGAGATCAAGGCGCTGTCCGCGAATTTCGAGACCCCGATGCCGATCGAGGTGCGCTGGGTCGCCCCCGACGACGCCTTCCTCTCCCCCGCGGGCGGGCGCGAAACCTGCTACATCGCGGTGCACCAGTACCGCGGCATGCCCTACGAGCCGTATTTCCGTGCCTGCGAAGCGATTTTCGACAAGTACAACGGCAGGCCGCACTGGGGCAAACGACACTTCCAAACCGCCGACACACTGCGCGACCGCTACCCCGACTGGGACCGCTTCACCGAAGTCCGCCGCCGCCTGGACCCCAAGGGCCGCTTCACCAACCCCTACCTAACCCGAGTCCTCGGCCCCCTCTAA
- a CDS encoding dihydrofolate reductase family protein, producing MRKITAGLFMSLDGVIQDPQDWHFPYFNDEMGVAVNAQLGTADTLLLGRKTYDGFAGAWPEREAAGGEDASFAKVLGDARKVVVSHQDLEFTWRNSELLQGELIEGVTALKQEPGGDIGMSGSVSVVLQLLDAGLLDELHLLVHPIVVGKGDRLFPDRESTLPLRLLSSQTFETGVLNLIYTRDEAAGTATYEDAKVHLPEADR from the coding sequence ATGCGAAAGATCACCGCAGGGCTGTTCATGTCACTCGACGGCGTCATTCAGGACCCGCAGGACTGGCATTTCCCCTACTTCAACGACGAGATGGGCGTTGCGGTCAACGCCCAGCTCGGCACCGCCGACACCCTGCTGCTCGGGCGCAAGACCTACGACGGTTTCGCGGGCGCCTGGCCCGAGCGGGAGGCGGCGGGCGGGGAGGACGCGTCGTTCGCGAAGGTGCTCGGTGACGCGCGCAAGGTCGTCGTCTCGCATCAGGACCTGGAGTTCACCTGGCGCAATTCCGAGCTGTTGCAGGGTGAGCTGATCGAGGGCGTGACCGCGCTGAAGCAGGAGCCCGGCGGTGATATCGGCATGAGCGGCTCGGTCTCGGTCGTGCTCCAGCTGCTCGACGCCGGCCTGCTGGATGAGCTGCACCTGCTGGTGCACCCGATCGTCGTCGGCAAGGGCGATCGGCTGTTCCCGGACCGGGAATCGACGTTGCCGCTGCGGCTGCTCTCCTCGCAGACGTTCGAGACCGGCGTGCTCAACCTGATCTACACCCGCGACGAGGCCGCGGGCACGGCCACCTACGAGGACGCGAAAGTGCATCTGCCCGAGGCGGATCGGTAA
- a CDS encoding class I SAM-dependent methyltransferase, whose amino-acid sequence MTDNDASSGLDPASIDFEQAYQSGTLVEGEVMDRLPWEIDRPQPLLVEFERTGRISGDVLDIGCGPGDTAIYLAGLGYRVTGLDFAPTAIEKARARAAERGVTVDFAVADATELSGYDNRFDTVVSSALAHCLDPEQRTSHVAALHRVMRPGARLFQLCFSEGPHSANYAPFAIGDDELRAAFAVPDWRLTELRPGKLTAIKPPPVFARMLQGGGVPLDLDPDGHLLLGVWVLEAERV is encoded by the coding sequence ATGACTGACAATGACGCATCGTCCGGGCTCGACCCGGCAAGCATTGATTTCGAGCAGGCGTATCAGAGCGGAACGCTCGTCGAGGGCGAGGTGATGGACCGGCTGCCCTGGGAGATCGATCGCCCGCAGCCGCTGCTCGTGGAGTTCGAGCGCACCGGCCGGATCTCCGGCGATGTGCTCGACATCGGTTGCGGCCCAGGGGATACCGCCATCTATCTGGCGGGTCTCGGCTACCGGGTGACCGGCCTGGACTTCGCGCCGACCGCGATCGAGAAGGCTCGCGCGCGGGCCGCCGAGCGCGGGGTGACGGTGGATTTCGCCGTCGCCGACGCCACCGAGCTCAGCGGCTACGACAACCGGTTCGACACCGTGGTGAGCAGCGCGCTCGCCCACTGTCTCGACCCCGAACAGCGCACATCGCATGTGGCAGCGCTGCATCGGGTGATGCGGCCCGGTGCGCGGCTGTTCCAGCTCTGTTTCTCGGAGGGACCGCACAGCGCGAACTACGCGCCCTTCGCGATCGGTGACGACGAGCTGCGCGCGGCGTTCGCGGTGCCGGACTGGCGGCTCACCGAGTTGCGGCCCGGCAAGCTGACCGCGATCAAACCGCCGCCCGTGTTCGCGCGCATGCTGCAGGGCGGCGGGGTGCCGCTGGATCTGGATCCGGACGGTCACCTGTTGCTCGGGGTCTGGGTGCTGGAAGCGGAACGGGTCTGA
- a CDS encoding threonine/serine dehydratase — MELGHTDIKAAVERVAGRVRPITLAPAGDNLWFALELLQHTGSFKARGALNFLLAHQENGTLPAAGVTIASGGNAGLACAWAARTLGIEATVFLPATAPEVKVRRLHSYGAEVNLIGTQYADALAASQEFAAATGALLSHAYDHPLIAAGAGTLMTEIHQRMPDLDTVVVAVGGGGLFAGIATAADHYGVRTVAVEPRACRAFHAAVEAGRLVDVSIDSIAADSLGARRATELALYAAQHYRVDSVLVDDADIIATRRGLWEERRLAVEYGAATALAALRADTHPPAFTPEPGEKVCVVLCGANTDPSDLAS; from the coding sequence ATGGAACTCGGCCACACCGATATCAAGGCCGCCGTCGAGCGAGTGGCGGGCCGGGTGCGACCGATCACCCTCGCACCCGCCGGGGACAACCTCTGGTTCGCGCTGGAACTGCTCCAACACACCGGCAGCTTCAAGGCGCGTGGCGCCCTCAATTTCCTACTGGCGCATCAGGAGAACGGCACCCTGCCCGCGGCGGGCGTGACGATCGCCTCCGGTGGCAATGCCGGGCTCGCCTGTGCCTGGGCGGCGCGGACACTGGGCATCGAGGCCACGGTGTTCCTGCCTGCCACCGCGCCGGAGGTGAAGGTGCGACGGCTGCATTCCTATGGCGCCGAGGTCAATCTGATCGGCACGCAGTACGCGGACGCGCTGGCGGCCAGCCAGGAATTCGCGGCCGCGACCGGCGCGCTGCTCTCCCACGCCTACGACCACCCGTTGATCGCCGCGGGCGCGGGCACCCTCATGACCGAGATCCACCAGCGCATGCCCGATCTCGACACCGTCGTGGTCGCGGTCGGCGGTGGCGGACTGTTCGCCGGGATCGCCACCGCCGCAGACCATTACGGGGTGCGCACGGTGGCCGTCGAGCCGCGCGCGTGCCGTGCGTTCCACGCCGCCGTCGAGGCGGGCAGGCTGGTCGACGTGTCGATCGATTCGATCGCCGCCGACTCGCTCGGCGCGCGGCGCGCCACCGAGCTGGCCCTGTACGCCGCCCAGCACTACCGAGTCGACTCGGTCCTGGTCGACGACGCCGACATCATCGCGACCCGCCGCGGCCTCTGGGAAGAACGCCGCCTCGCCGTCGAATACGGCGCGGCCACCGCCCTCGCCGCCCTGCGCGCTGACACCCACCCACCCGCCTTCACCCCCGAACCCGGCGAAAAGGTCTGCGTCGTACTGTGCGGCGCGAACACCGACCCGTCCGATCTGGCGAGTTGA
- a CDS encoding arsenate reductase ArsC: MSHKPSVLFICVHNAGRSQMAAGFLNALAEDRIEVRTAGSAPAAALNPVAVAAMAEVGIDISDRTPKLLTMDAVGISDVVVTMGCGDACPFFPGISYRDWVLPDPSEQTIDVVRTIRDRIRILVENLIAELVPAPAR, encoded by the coding sequence ATGTCGCACAAGCCCAGCGTGCTGTTCATCTGCGTGCACAACGCAGGCAGATCGCAGATGGCCGCAGGGTTTCTCAACGCGCTGGCCGAAGACCGCATCGAGGTCCGGACCGCGGGCAGCGCCCCGGCCGCCGCGCTCAATCCGGTCGCGGTCGCGGCGATGGCCGAAGTCGGCATCGATATCTCCGACCGCACCCCCAAGCTGCTCACCATGGACGCCGTGGGCATCTCCGACGTGGTGGTCACCATGGGCTGCGGGGACGCCTGCCCGTTCTTTCCCGGCATCAGCTACCGCGACTGGGTCCTGCCGGACCCGTCCGAGCAGACCATCGACGTGGTGCGCACCATCCGTGACCGGATCCGAATCCTGGTGGAGAACCTGATCGCCGAGCTGGTGCCCGCGCCGGCCCGCTGA
- a CDS encoding DUF6597 domain-containing transcriptional factor, with translation MDADGYRERPSRFGAAVAWTRTVTDRDAAVPVLPDGCMDLLWVDGRLIVAGPDTRAFRPVVATGTRYAGLRFSPGTAPALLGVPAAELRDQRVELDQLWSAAEVRRLTARLAAATDPLAAMEALVQRRAAAVAPPDPVLRRIVAALDAGWSVGATAAAVGLNARLLHRRSLAAFGYGPKTLARVLRLQRALAQARAGVSFAATAIGAGYADQAHLAREVRDLTGMPLGQVLIRSGTAPDTVAAAG, from the coding sequence ATGGACGCGGACGGGTATCGGGAACGACCGTCGCGGTTCGGAGCGGCCGTGGCGTGGACCCGCACGGTGACCGATCGGGACGCGGCCGTGCCGGTGCTGCCGGACGGCTGCATGGACCTGCTGTGGGTGGATGGACGGCTGATCGTGGCGGGCCCAGATACCCGGGCTTTCCGACCTGTGGTCGCCACCGGTACCCGATATGCGGGGCTGCGTTTTTCGCCGGGCACCGCCCCGGCCCTGTTGGGCGTGCCCGCCGCGGAATTGCGCGATCAGCGCGTCGAATTGGATCAGCTGTGGTCCGCCGCCGAGGTGCGGCGGCTGACCGCGCGGCTGGCCGCGGCCACGGACCCGCTGGCCGCCATGGAGGCGCTGGTCCAGCGGCGCGCGGCCGCGGTGGCGCCGCCCGATCCGGTGCTCCGGCGAATCGTGGCGGCGCTGGACGCGGGCTGGTCGGTCGGGGCGACCGCGGCGGCGGTGGGGCTCAATGCCCGGCTGCTGCATCGGCGTTCGCTCGCCGCCTTCGGCTACGGTCCCAAGACCCTGGCGCGGGTGCTGCGCCTGCAGCGGGCGCTGGCGCAGGCCCGCGCGGGAGTGTCGTTCGCCGCGACCGCCATCGGCGCGGGGTACGCCGATCAGGCGCACCTGGCGCGCGAGGTCCGCGACCTCACCGGAATGCCGTTGGGGCAGGTGCTGATTCGATCGGGCACCGCCCCGGACACCGTGGCCGCGGCAGGCTGA
- a CDS encoding TetR/AcrR family transcriptional regulator — MNHATAVSPPRRLRADAARNQQRIIAAARELFADHGLEITLDDVAERAGVGVGTVYRRFANKKDLITEVFEQNLREFAEAADAAHRHADPWFGLVEFFEYACRHMAVNRGFSSVMLQLEEDNIDRFVVVRDRIKPTVTAIVDRAREAGALAPGVEPSDFFALIHMVDGIAEFSRPVNPDVWQRYMAIALNGVRADSTPRQQLLVPPLTDVEVEQAKGACTGRKR; from the coding sequence GTGAATCACGCCACGGCAGTCTCTCCGCCCCGCCGCCTGCGTGCCGATGCCGCGCGCAATCAGCAGCGGATCATCGCCGCCGCGCGCGAACTATTCGCCGACCACGGACTCGAGATCACCCTCGACGACGTCGCCGAACGCGCGGGCGTCGGCGTCGGCACGGTCTACCGCCGCTTCGCCAACAAGAAGGACCTCATCACCGAGGTCTTCGAGCAGAACCTGCGGGAGTTCGCCGAGGCGGCCGACGCGGCCCACCGGCACGCCGACCCCTGGTTCGGCCTGGTCGAGTTCTTCGAGTACGCGTGCAGGCACATGGCGGTGAACCGCGGCTTCAGTTCGGTGATGCTGCAACTGGAAGAGGACAACATCGATCGGTTCGTGGTCGTGCGCGACCGGATCAAGCCGACCGTGACGGCCATCGTGGACCGAGCCCGCGAGGCGGGCGCGCTCGCCCCCGGCGTCGAACCCTCGGACTTCTTCGCGCTGATCCACATGGTCGACGGCATCGCCGAGTTCTCCCGGCCGGTCAATCCCGATGTCTGGCAACGCTATATGGCGATCGCGTTGAACGGCGTGCGCGCCGACAGCACCCCGCGCCAGCAGCTGCTCGTGCCGCCGCTCACCGACGTCGAGGTCGAGCAGGCCAAGGGCGCGTGCACCGGCCGCAAGAGGTAA
- a CDS encoding thioredoxin family protein → MALASSMVPLGTPAPDFALPDLDQRVHRRADFVDGPGLLVVFAANHCPYVKHVEAVLGEVVDSLPMPTVAICSNDVGRSPDDAPIGLRDQAIRAGWTFPYLIDATQQVGRAFHAACTPDFFLYDANLTLAYRGALDESTPGNGKPVTGNALRAAIEAVLDAVPVPEPHRPSMGCSIKWREN, encoded by the coding sequence ATGGCGCTCGCATCCAGCATGGTCCCCCTCGGCACGCCCGCACCGGATTTCGCGCTGCCCGATCTCGATCAGCGCGTGCACCGCCGCGCGGATTTCGTGGACGGCCCCGGCCTGCTGGTCGTGTTCGCCGCCAACCACTGTCCATACGTCAAACATGTCGAAGCGGTGCTCGGCGAGGTGGTCGACTCGCTACCCATGCCCACCGTGGCGATCTGCAGCAACGATGTCGGCCGCTCCCCCGACGACGCCCCGATCGGCTTGCGCGACCAAGCGATTCGCGCGGGGTGGACCTTTCCCTACCTCATCGATGCGACCCAGCAGGTCGGCCGCGCCTTCCACGCCGCGTGCACGCCCGACTTCTTTCTCTACGACGCGAACCTCACCCTCGCCTATCGCGGCGCGCTCGACGAATCCACGCCGGGCAACGGAAAACCGGTGACCGGCAATGCGTTACGAGCCGCCATCGAAGCGGTACTGGATGCCGTGCCGGTGCCGGAACCGCACCGGCCGAGCATGGGCTGCTCGATCAAATGGCGCGAGAACTGA
- a CDS encoding dienelactone hydrolase family protein → MTSPVAFQAIDIPLPDGTADAYFAHPDDGARHPGVLLYMDAFGLRPYLRELVETIAAQGFSVLAPNIFYRSGRAPVLPMPDFTEPDAGAKFFAELAPIREALTPDGAIEDARHYLDWLAAAPTVTPGPVATTGYCMGGRLALRTAAAFGDRIAAAASFHGGNLAAEDQPDSPHFAAAGITARVYVGHADHDSSMPPEQIARLEQALDAAGTRYTSVLYPDAPHGFTMRDVPVYREDAYQRHLHDLLSLLRSSLAAE, encoded by the coding sequence GTGACTTCCCCTGTGGCTTTTCAGGCCATCGATATTCCGCTCCCCGACGGCACCGCCGACGCCTACTTCGCGCACCCCGACGACGGCGCCCGCCACCCCGGTGTGCTGCTCTACATGGACGCGTTCGGCCTGCGCCCGTATCTGCGTGAACTGGTGGAGACCATTGCGGCGCAAGGGTTCAGCGTCCTCGCGCCGAACATCTTCTACCGCTCCGGCCGGGCGCCCGTGCTGCCCATGCCCGACTTCACCGAGCCGGACGCCGGCGCGAAGTTCTTCGCCGAACTGGCGCCGATCCGCGAAGCGCTCACCCCGGACGGCGCCATCGAGGATGCGCGGCACTACCTGGACTGGCTCGCGGCCGCCCCGACGGTGACGCCGGGCCCGGTGGCCACCACCGGCTACTGCATGGGCGGCAGGCTCGCGCTGCGCACCGCCGCCGCGTTCGGTGACCGGATCGCCGCCGCCGCCAGCTTCCACGGGGGCAATCTGGCCGCCGAGGACCAGCCCGACAGCCCGCACTTCGCGGCGGCGGGGATCACCGCGCGGGTGTACGTGGGGCACGCCGATCACGATTCGTCCATGCCGCCCGAGCAGATCGCCCGCCTCGAACAGGCGCTCGACGCGGCGGGCACGCGCTACACCTCAGTCCTCTACCCCGACGCGCCACACGGTTTCACCATGCGGGACGTCCCGGTGTACCGCGAGGACGCCTACCAGCGTCACCTGCACGATCTGCTGAGCCTGCTCCGGAGTTCGCTCGCCGCGGAATAA
- a CDS encoding bifunctional lysylphosphatidylglycerol flippase/synthetase MprF, protein MSEERAAAAAAPHIATRIGYRQAAFPADSSVRPVLIGLALVLSVLLVYEAHQAANHGTDHAWFVAVSVAGLFVARGLHLRRPITLAHFTVALLVLALAHLAYRAEHPGYGFVLLASSGFLLVLPQSSRPQPEQLYRVAELVGRTERDPLAPFALHSSKTYFFNADSTAGIGYRARFGIAVVAGDPIGDRAAFPALLTEFSEFALNQGWRIAVLGASPELAELWRIRALEHRGLHAVPIGRDVVIDVDDFAMVGRHFRNLRQAVSRTRNFGVTTEIVDESALTDAQRTDLLGIVDEWGKGRQTRGFSMILDHLLDGRNPNMLVVMAKDADGTVSGFQRYGISGRGRELSLDVPWRRKGAPNGLDERMIIDLVDYAREHGINRISLAFAPFPELFADKQKSRTAKLIYVLVHLGDPLIRLESLYRFLRKFHALSDQRYVLIRWREVLIAAAALLTLEFAPHRREH, encoded by the coding sequence GTGAGCGAGGAACGCGCCGCGGCCGCCGCGGCCCCGCATATCGCGACGCGGATCGGATACCGGCAGGCCGCTTTCCCCGCGGATTCCTCGGTTCGCCCGGTACTCATCGGCCTGGCCCTGGTGCTCAGCGTGCTGCTGGTCTACGAGGCACATCAGGCCGCCAATCACGGCACCGATCACGCGTGGTTCGTCGCCGTCTCGGTGGCCGGTCTCTTCGTCGCCCGCGGGCTGCACCTGCGCAGGCCGATCACGCTGGCCCACTTCACGGTCGCGCTGCTCGTGCTTGCCCTCGCCCATCTCGCCTACCGCGCGGAGCATCCCGGCTACGGCTTCGTGCTGCTCGCCTCGAGCGGCTTCCTGCTGGTGCTGCCGCAGTCGAGCAGGCCGCAGCCCGAACAGCTCTATCGCGTCGCCGAACTCGTCGGCCGGACCGAGCGCGACCCGCTCGCCCCGTTCGCGCTGCACTCCTCGAAAACCTACTTCTTCAACGCGGATTCGACCGCGGGCATCGGCTACCGCGCCCGCTTCGGCATCGCGGTGGTCGCGGGCGATCCGATCGGCGACCGCGCCGCCTTCCCCGCGTTGCTCACCGAGTTCTCCGAGTTCGCGCTCAATCAGGGCTGGCGCATCGCCGTGCTCGGCGCCAGCCCCGAACTGGCCGAGCTGTGGCGCATCCGGGCACTGGAACACCGTGGGCTGCACGCCGTTCCGATCGGGCGCGACGTGGTGATCGACGTCGACGATTTCGCGATGGTCGGCAGGCACTTCCGCAACCTGCGCCAAGCCGTCAGCCGCACCCGCAATTTCGGCGTCACCACCGAGATCGTGGACGAGTCGGCGCTGACCGACGCGCAGCGCACGGATCTGCTCGGCATCGTCGACGAGTGGGGCAAGGGCAGGCAGACCCGCGGCTTCTCGATGATCCTCGATCACCTGCTGGACGGCCGGAACCCGAACATGCTGGTGGTCATGGCCAAAGACGCGGACGGAACGGTCTCGGGCTTCCAGCGCTACGGCATCTCCGGGCGCGGTCGCGAGCTCAGCCTCGACGTGCCGTGGCGGCGCAAGGGCGCCCCGAACGGCCTGGACGAGCGGATGATCATCGATCTGGTCGACTACGCGCGCGAGCACGGCATCAATCGGATCTCGTTGGCGTTCGCGCCTTTTCCCGAGTTGTTCGCCGACAAGCAGAAGTCGCGCACCGCGAAGCTGATCTATGTGCTCGTGCACCTGGGTGACCCGCTCATCCGGCTGGAGTCGCTGTACCGATTCCTGCGCAAGTTCCACGCCCTGTCGGATCAGCGGTACGTGCTGATCCGCTGGCGCGAGGTGCTCATCGCGGCCGCCGCACTGCTTACCCTGGAGTTCGCACCGCACCGCCGCGAACACTGA
- a CDS encoding oxygenase MpaB family protein — translation MTASAALDTGRPRTLPSRRPFAPGNRLWDETGLITFSLTAGSAFLLQTMEPTISAVVDEHSTFRTDPMGRAVRSIASVMMWIYGGEEAIAEADRLRTMHASLNTTDANGVRHKALTSGPWAWVLHTGTFAFAENARYFARNPLTAAEKEDVYQEMVQLMRNFSVAPKEIPASYTEFEKFFADQVANHLEATDTARDYLRVIRSVAPPKQLPRVFAPIWRLAVAPIGRMQYFVTVGTTPEVARDKLGLTWTAADERKLRALGWMIARMIPLLPERVRYFPIAFEARRLERDRQRLRKMIDFRPI, via the coding sequence ATGACCGCATCCGCCGCCCTCGACACCGGCCGCCCACGGACACTGCCGTCCCGCCGCCCCTTCGCGCCGGGCAATCGACTGTGGGACGAGACCGGCCTGATCACCTTCTCGCTGACCGCGGGCTCGGCCTTCCTGCTGCAGACGATGGAGCCGACCATCTCGGCCGTCGTGGACGAACACTCCACCTTTCGCACCGATCCGATGGGCCGCGCGGTGCGCAGCATCGCGTCGGTGATGATGTGGATCTACGGCGGCGAGGAGGCGATCGCCGAGGCGGACCGGCTGCGCACCATGCACGCCTCGCTCAACACCACCGACGCGAACGGCGTCCGACACAAGGCACTGACCTCGGGGCCGTGGGCATGGGTGCTGCACACCGGCACCTTCGCCTTCGCCGAGAACGCCAGATACTTCGCCCGCAACCCGCTCACGGCCGCGGAGAAGGAGGACGTCTACCAGGAGATGGTGCAGCTGATGCGCAACTTCTCGGTGGCGCCCAAGGAGATTCCGGCCAGCTACACCGAATTCGAGAAGTTCTTCGCCGACCAGGTGGCCAATCACCTCGAGGCCACCGACACCGCGCGCGACTATCTGCGCGTGATCCGCTCGGTCGCCCCGCCGAAGCAGTTGCCACGGGTCTTCGCGCCGATCTGGCGGCTGGCGGTCGCCCCGATCGGCAGGATGCAGTACTTCGTGACGGTCGGTACCACGCCCGAGGTGGCGCGCGACAAGCTCGGACTCACCTGGACCGCCGCCGACGAGCGCAAGCTGCGCGCGCTCGGCTGGATGATCGCACGCATGATCCCGCTGCTGCCGGAGCGGGTGCGCTACTTCCCGATCGCCTTCGAGGCCCGCAGGCTGGAACGCGACCGGCAGCGGCTGCGCAAGATGATCGACTTCCGGCCGATCTGA
- a CDS encoding VOC family protein: MTPQLDVVGLVVTDMSASIAFYRRLGLDFPEDSEQAPHAEAALPNGLRLALDTEATIASFHSAWTPPASAGRISLAFRCTNPAEVDSVYTELVDAGYHGELKPWDAFWGQRYAVVQDPDGNNIDLYATLATD; encoded by the coding sequence ATGACTCCTCAACTCGACGTCGTCGGCCTTGTCGTCACCGATATGAGCGCTTCCATCGCGTTCTATCGCCGACTCGGCCTCGACTTTCCCGAAGACTCCGAACAGGCGCCGCATGCCGAGGCCGCCCTGCCGAACGGGCTGCGGTTGGCTCTGGACACCGAAGCCACCATCGCGTCCTTCCACAGCGCCTGGACTCCCCCGGCGAGCGCGGGCCGGATCAGCCTGGCCTTCCGCTGCACGAACCCCGCCGAAGTGGACTCGGTCTACACCGAACTCGTCGACGCGGGCTACCACGGCGAGCTGAAGCCGTGGGACGCGTTCTGGGGCCAGCGCTACGCGGTCGTGCAGGATCCAGACGGCAACAACATCGACCTGTACGCCACGCTCGCCACCGACTGA
- a CDS encoding SIR2 family NAD-dependent protein deacylase, with product MLTGAGISTDSGIPDFRGPRGVWTEDPIAELLSTYDSYLADPELRRRSWLARRDNPAWQAEPNAAHKALADLARAGRAVTVITQNIDRLHQRGGSAPDRVVEIHGNMFEVVCVECEYRATMAETLDRVAAGEPDPPCPACGGVLKAAIIMFGQQLDPRAMTKAALAAQTSDIFLAIGTSLQVEPAASLCAVAVRAGADLIIVNAEPTPYDPLATEVIREPIGTAIPRLVAEIISAAGGLG from the coding sequence GTGCTCACCGGGGCGGGGATCTCGACCGACTCCGGCATCCCCGACTTCCGTGGCCCGCGCGGTGTATGGACCGAAGACCCGATCGCAGAACTGCTTTCGACATACGACAGCTACTTGGCCGACCCCGAACTGCGCAGGCGGTCGTGGCTGGCGCGCCGGGACAACCCCGCCTGGCAGGCCGAGCCCAATGCCGCGCACAAGGCCCTCGCCGACTTGGCGCGGGCGGGGCGCGCGGTCACTGTCATCACGCAGAACATCGACCGTCTGCACCAGCGCGGCGGCTCCGCGCCGGACCGCGTGGTCGAGATTCACGGCAACATGTTCGAGGTGGTCTGCGTCGAATGCGAGTACCGGGCCACGATGGCCGAGACCCTGGACCGGGTGGCGGCCGGCGAGCCCGACCCGCCGTGCCCGGCCTGCGGCGGGGTGCTGAAAGCGGCCATCATCATGTTCGGCCAACAGCTCGACCCCCGCGCCATGACCAAGGCCGCGCTCGCCGCGCAAACCAGCGACATCTTCCTCGCGATCGGCACCTCGCTACAGGTAGAGCCCGCGGCCTCGCTATGCGCCGTAGCCGTCCGCGCCGGCGCCGACCTGATCATCGTCAACGCCGAACCAACCCCCTACGACCCCCTGGCAACCGAGGTCATCCGAGAACCCATCGGCACCGCCATCCCCCGCCTGGTAGCCGAAATCATCTCGGCGGCTGGGGGATTGGGTTAG